The region TGGCCATCGGCGGGGTCCAGGAAGAATTCTTCATGCTCATGGCCAAGGCCGGCGTGCTGACGAACCTCGTCATGTTCGCGTTCAACCTGTTCCCGATTCCACCGCTCGACGGCGGCCGCATCCTGACCAGTTTGCTGCCAAACCGTTATGCGTATAAATTTGCACAGATCGAGCCCTACGGCTTCTTCATCGTGATGGCGCTGGTGCTGCTCAAGGTGATTTACACCTGGTGGATGGCGCCGGTGATGTATCTGGCCGGCAGCCTGCTGCAACTGATCGTATCGCCGTTATCCTTCTTTTTCTGAAGACTTACACCATGTATCCTGATCGCGTTGTCTCCGGTATGCGCCCCACGGGCGCGCTGCATCTGGGCCATTACCACGGCGCCCTGAAGAACTGGGTCAAGCTGCAATCCGAACTGCCTTGCCTGTTCTTCGTCGCCGACTGGCATGCACTGACCACGCATTACGACGACCCCAGCGTGATCGAGACCAGCACCTGGGAAATGGTGATCGACTGGCTCGCCGCCGGTGTCGATCCCTCGCAATCGACCCTGTTCATCCAGTCGCGTGTGCCTGAGCATGCAGAACTGCATCTGTTGCTCTCGATGGCCACGCCGCTGGGCTGGCTGGAGCGCGTGCCGACCTACAAGGACCAGCAGGAAAAACTCGCCGACCGCGACCTTGCGACTTACGGTTTCCTCGGTTATCCCTTGCTGCAGGCGGCCGACGTGCTGATCTACCGCGCCAGCCAGGTGCCGGTGGGTGAAGACCAGATTCCGCACATCGAGATGATGCGTGAAATCTCGCGCCGTTTTAATCATCTGTACGGCAAGGAAAAAGGCTTCGAGGAAAAAGCCCGCGAAGCCGTCAAGAAACTCGGCAGCAAGCGCTCCAAGCTGTATCTGGAACTGCGCACGCAGTTCCAGGAGCAGGGCAACGAAGAAGCGCTGGAGCAGGCCAAGGCCATGCTCGACGATGCGCAGAATTTATCCATGATCGACCGCGAACGCCTGTTTGGCTACCTCGAAGGCAGCCGCAAGCTGATCCTGACCGAGCCGCAGGCCTTGCTCACCGAAGCCTCGCGCCTGCCGGGCCTGGACGGCGCCAAGATGTCGAAGAGCTACGGCAACGCCATCGCGCTGCGTGAAGACAAGGAATCCGTGACCAAGAAGGTCCGCACCATGCCGACCGATCCGCAGCGCGTGCGCCGCACCGATCCGGGCGATCCGGGCAAATGCCCGGTCTGGCAATTCCACAAGGTGTATTCCGACGATGCCGTGCGGCAATGGGTCGAAAAGGGCTGCCGTTCGGCCGGCATCGGTTGCCTGGAATGCAAGCAACCCGTGATCGACGCCATCCTGTCCGAGCAGCAGCCGATGCTGGAACGCGCGCAGCAATACATCGATGATCCGTCGCTGGTGCGCGCCATCATCGCCGACGGTTGCGATACCGCGCGCAAGCTGGCGCAGGACACCATGCGCGACGTGCGCGAAGCCATGGGGCTGGGTTATTGATTGCTGCAGGTTTAAGCAGATCCGAACAAATTGACCGATAGCAGTGGCTATCCGCTACAATCGGTCTTTTATTTTCAACCGTATCTCATTACGCACTAACATCATGATCAAGGGCAGCATAGTCGCCATCGTCACGCCGATGCATCCGGATGGCAGTCTCGATTTCCCGGGCCTGCGCAAATTGATTGACTGGCATATCGCGGAGGGCACCGACGGCATCGTGATCGTCGGCACTACCGGCGAATCGCCGACCGTTTCGGTCGAGGAACACTCCGAACTGATCAAGGTCGCGGTTGAACATACCGCCAAACGCATTCCCATCATCGCCGGCACCGGCGGCAATTCGACATCGGAAGCCATCGAGCTGACCGAGTTCGCCAAGAAGGTCGGCGCCGATGCCTCGCTGCAGGTTGTTCCCTATTACAACCGTCCGACGCAAGAGGGCATGTACCTGCACTTCAAGAAGATCGCCGAAGCGGTTGATCTTCCCGTGATCCTGTACAACGTTCCCGGCCGCACCGTTGCCGACATGAGCAACGAGACCATTCTGCGCCTGGCGCAAGTCAAGGGCATCGTCGGCGTCAAGGACGCGACCGGCAATATCGGCCGCGGCTCCGACCTGATCCGTCTGGCGCCGAAGTCGTTTGCGGTTTATTCCGGCGACGATCCGACGGCGTTCGCACTGATGCTGTACGGCGGCCAGGGCAATATCTCGGTGACGGCCAACATCGCGCCGCGCGACATGCACGAGCTGTGCGCTGCGGCCATGAGCGGCAATCTCGCCCGCACGATCGAGCTGAACAACAAGATGCTGCCTTTGCATAACAAGCTGTTCGTCGAACCAAATCCGGTCCCCCTGAAATGGGCGATGACGGAACTGGGCCTGATAGAATCCGGCATGCGTTTGCCGCTGGCTCCGCTGGGCGCTGCATTTCACGATACCGTGCGTGCGGCGTTGCGCGAATCCGGTGTATTAAAATAATTAATTAACTAAACGGCAGTGTCGTTTTCCCTTGAACCCGAACCCGCTTTTCATTGCAACGATATGACAATTCGCAAGAACGTTCACTCTGCTTCACGTCTCCTCCCACAACGCGGTCTCACCGGTTTGATGATTGCCCTGGCTTTCACCAGCCTGGCCGGATGCAGCGCCGTCAGCAACATGCTGGAAGGGGATCGTATCGATTACAAGAGCGCGGAAAAAGCCAAGGGCCCACGACTCGAAGTGCCGCCTGATCTGACCCAGCTGCAGCGCGACAACCGTTACGCGATTCCGGAGTCGAACAAGGGCGTCGCCACCGCTTCCGGCTACAGCCTGGAGCAGAAGACCCGTCCGGTAACCGATGCAGCAGCCGTGGCGCCGCAAGCCAAGGGCGATTTGCGCATCGAGCGCGACGGCACTCAGCGCTGGCTGGTCGTGTCGCAGACGCCGGAACAGCTGTGGGGCCCGATCAAGGACTTCTGGCAGGATTCGGGCTTCCTGATCAACGTCGAATCGCAGGATACCGGCGTGATGGAAACCGACTGGGCTGAAAACCGCGCCAAGATCCCGCAAGACTTCATCCGCAATACCTTGGGCCGCGTATTCGATTCGCTGTACTCGACCGGCGAGCGCGACAAGTTCCGCACCCGCCTGGAGCGCGGTCCGAACGGCACCACCGAAATCTTCATCAGCCATCGCGGCGCCGAAGAAGTGCTGACCGGTTCGGCCAAGGAAACCTCGGTCTGGACTGCGCGTCCTTCCGATCCGGGCCTGGAAGCCGAATTCCTGGCGCGCCTGATGGTGCGCCTGGGCGCCGAAGAGACCAAGGCCAAGGCTGCCGTCGCCAATGCGCCGACACTGCAGGCCCGTTCCAAGCTGCTCAAGTCCGCCAACGGCTCCAGCGTGCAGGTTGACGAAAGTTTCGACCGTGCATGGCGCCGCGTTGGTCTGGCCCTTGACCGCGTCGGCTTCACCGTGGAAGACCGCGATCGTACGCAAGGCCTGTACTTCGTGCGCTACGTCGACCAGAACCAGGACGCCAAGGACAAGGAAAGCGAAGGCTTCTTCTCCAAGCTGTTCTCCAGCAAGGACAAGGACAAGAAGGCTGCGCGCTACCGCATCGTCGTCAAGGCCACCGGTGATATCAGCAACATTACCGTACAGAACAACGACGGCAAGCAGGAAGTTTCGCAAATCGCCGACAAGATTCTCGGCTTGCTGAACGACCAGCTGAAGTAAGCCGCAGTACTTGACGTAATGCAGTACATGCCTTCGCGAGTCCACCGTTGAAATTTGCAAGTCTCGGCAGCGGCAGCGAAGGCAACGCCCTCATCATCTCCGGCACATCCGGCACGACCACCACCACGGTCATGCTGGATTGCGGTTTCGGCATCCGCGAAACCGAGCGTCGCCTGACGCGCATCGGCAAACTTCCCCAGGACATCAACGGCATCGTCGTCACGCATGAGCATCAGGATCATGTCGGTGGCGTGTTCAAGTTTGCGCGCCGTCATGGCATTCCGGTATGGCTGACCTACGGCACTTTCCAGGCGGTGGGCGAGGAAGCCTGCAAGGGCGTCCAGCTGCATTTTTGCCGCGACAGCGAAGCGCTGGCCATCGGCGACTTGTCGCTGATGCCATACACGGTGCCGCACGATGCGCGCGAGCCTGTGCAGTATGTTGCCGGTGACGGCAGGCGCAAGCTCGG is a window of Herbaspirillum hiltneri N3 DNA encoding:
- a CDS encoding tryptophan--tRNA ligase codes for the protein MYPDRVVSGMRPTGALHLGHYHGALKNWVKLQSELPCLFFVADWHALTTHYDDPSVIETSTWEMVIDWLAAGVDPSQSTLFIQSRVPEHAELHLLLSMATPLGWLERVPTYKDQQEKLADRDLATYGFLGYPLLQAADVLIYRASQVPVGEDQIPHIEMMREISRRFNHLYGKEKGFEEKAREAVKKLGSKRSKLYLELRTQFQEQGNEEALEQAKAMLDDAQNLSMIDRERLFGYLEGSRKLILTEPQALLTEASRLPGLDGAKMSKSYGNAIALREDKESVTKKVRTMPTDPQRVRRTDPGDPGKCPVWQFHKVYSDDAVRQWVEKGCRSAGIGCLECKQPVIDAILSEQQPMLERAQQYIDDPSLVRAIIADGCDTARKLAQDTMRDVREAMGLGY
- the dapA gene encoding 4-hydroxy-tetrahydrodipicolinate synthase, which translates into the protein MIKGSIVAIVTPMHPDGSLDFPGLRKLIDWHIAEGTDGIVIVGTTGESPTVSVEEHSELIKVAVEHTAKRIPIIAGTGGNSTSEAIELTEFAKKVGADASLQVVPYYNRPTQEGMYLHFKKIAEAVDLPVILYNVPGRTVADMSNETILRLAQVKGIVGVKDATGNIGRGSDLIRLAPKSFAVYSGDDPTAFALMLYGGQGNISVTANIAPRDMHELCAAAMSGNLARTIELNNKMLPLHNKLFVEPNPVPLKWAMTELGLIESGMRLPLAPLGAAFHDTVRAALRESGVLK
- the bamC gene encoding outer membrane protein assembly factor BamC, which codes for MTIRKNVHSASRLLPQRGLTGLMIALAFTSLAGCSAVSNMLEGDRIDYKSAEKAKGPRLEVPPDLTQLQRDNRYAIPESNKGVATASGYSLEQKTRPVTDAAAVAPQAKGDLRIERDGTQRWLVVSQTPEQLWGPIKDFWQDSGFLINVESQDTGVMETDWAENRAKIPQDFIRNTLGRVFDSLYSTGERDKFRTRLERGPNGTTEIFISHRGAEEVLTGSAKETSVWTARPSDPGLEAEFLARLMVRLGAEETKAKAAVANAPTLQARSKLLKSANGSSVQVDESFDRAWRRVGLALDRVGFTVEDRDRTQGLYFVRYVDQNQDAKDKESEGFFSKLFSSKDKDKKAARYRIVVKATGDISNITVQNNDGKQEVSQIADKILGLLNDQLK
- a CDS encoding MBL fold metallo-hydrolase; translation: MKFASLGSGSEGNALIISGTSGTTTTTVMLDCGFGIRETERRLTRIGKLPQDINGIVVTHEHQDHVGGVFKFARRHGIPVWLTYGTFQAVGEEACKGVQLHFCRDSEALAIGDLSLMPYTVPHDAREPVQYVAGDGRRKLGVLTDAGQSTGHLVQALGGCDALVLECNHDRQMLADSAYPPSLKRRIGGDYGHLANDTSAEILAALDKQKLKTVIGAHLSLKNNTPELARAALSGALGAHPGEIRIACQEDGFDWIAIA